TGAGCCGATCGGATCGGTGCCCCGTCGGCTGGCGGAGCGCTCCTCATCCTCGGCCTCCAAGTGCTCGCGGCTGGTGCGCAGTGATTCGTAGAGCCGCTTGACCCGCGCCGACAGCACCCCCATTTAACGCACTTCGGCGATGGTCGGGCCGGGTGCCAGCGGGTCGATGCCTGGCAGGTCCTCGGCCTCAGGGCCGGCTGCGGCTCCGGGCGCGTGCAGGGGCAGGATCTCACGGGGCGGACGGGCCTGGCCGTCGCGCACGACGACGATTCCGCGCAGCACCTCCCGCAGCGCCTGGGCGGAGTGCTCGGAGGAGGCGGCGGGCCCCTGAAGGACGCCGCGCAGGAACCAGCGGGGGCCGTCGATCCCCAGGAACCGGATCGTGCCGGTCGCCATCGTGCCGTCGGGACCGCGCATGGGCAGGTGCGCGATCAGCTCGGTGCCGTGCTCCCCGTCGCTCTCCTCGTAGCGGGCGCCGTTCCCGGCGAGCTCGTTGGCGATGTCGCCGCGCAGCTCGTCCCAGATGCCCGCGGTGCGCGGCGCGGCGAAGGCTCGCAGCTCGAGCGCCGAGCCGCCCAGCGCCAGGACGACGGCGGTGACGGTGCCGTCGGGCGCCTGCTCCAGACGCAGCTGCATCCCGTCAACGGCCGGGACCTGCAGCGCCCCCAGGTCGATACGGGGCACCTCCTCCTGGTCCTCGGGCAGCTCACTGAGGTCCCAGGGGCCGGGGGCGGCCTCGTCGAGGTCGTCGTCGCCGGGGTCGCGCCCGAGAATGGACTCGTCAGAATCGGTGGTTGCGTCGTCACGACGGCGCGAGAACAGTCCCATGGGGATCTCCTGAGTTGGGTGGGAGCGTCAGCCGGCGCAGTCGGCGCACACCGGAAGACCGGTCGCCTCGTCGACGAAGGCCAGCTGGCTGCGGTGATGGACGAGGAAGCACTCCGAGCAGGTGAACTCGTCCTCGAGCTGCGGAACGACGTGAACGCTCAGCTCCTCACGGGACAGGTCCGCCCCGGGAAGCTCAAAGCCCTCAGCGGCCTCGTTCTCGTCCTCCTCGATCGCGGCGGACGACTGGTCCTTCTGCCGCGAGGTCAGCTCTTCGATGGAATCGGCCTCGGGCTCGTCATCATTCTTGCGCGGGGCGTCGTAGTCGGTCGCCATGGCCTCGTCACTCTTTCTGTCGACGGCTCTCGGGTGACCTTCGCAAGCCGGGAGCTGAGCCGTGCATGCGCACCGGCGTCGTGCCGACGA
This region of Actinomyces oris genomic DNA includes:
- a CDS encoding DUF3710 domain-containing protein, translating into MGLFSRRRDDATTDSDESILGRDPGDDDLDEAAPGPWDLSELPEDQEEVPRIDLGALQVPAVDGMQLRLEQAPDGTVTAVVLALGGSALELRAFAAPRTAGIWDELRGDIANELAGNGARYEESDGEHGTELIAHLPMRGPDGTMATGTIRFLGIDGPRWFLRGVLQGPAASSEHSAQALREVLRGIVVVRDGQARPPREILPLHAPGAAAGPEAEDLPGIDPLAPGPTIAEVR
- a CDS encoding DUF4193 domain-containing protein → MATDYDAPRKNDDEPEADSIEELTSRQKDQSSAAIEEDENEAAEGFELPGADLSREELSVHVVPQLEDEFTCSECFLVHHRSQLAFVDEATGLPVCADCAG